The Bacteroides sp. DNA segment TTAGACAGCGGTGTCAGCTTAGCCATGGGCGATTCTGTAAGGCTTTCTCTTAAAGGCACCATCCTGAGCGCCTACAACAATATGCTGCAGGTTGACTCTGTGATCTATGGAAAAAATCTGATCACGCAGGAGCGAGGCATTGTTGTTGAACCTCGCATTGTTACCATCCCCGAGATTCTGTCCGGAGGGATGCAAGGGCAGCTGATCAAACTCGAAAATGTTCAGTTTGCCTCAGGTGAGTTAAACAATACTTATGCCAATGCCCTCGACCAGCTCAGTGAAAACCGGGATCTGGAAGATTGCAATGGAAACCGCATCATTGTTCGCACCAGTGGTTTTGCCACCTTTGCAGGCACCCAGGTAGCTCAGGGCAATGGAAGCCTCATTGCCATCGTATCTGTTTTTGGGACTACCTGGCAGTTGCTAATCCGGGGAGTGGAAGAAGTGGTGATGGAAGGCGAACGCTGCCAGACGGGTGGAAATCCGGAAGGTTCTGGAACATTTGATGACCCTTATAACGTGGCATCCGGCATTGCCGTCAATTCAGGCGTGAATAAATGGGTGGAAGGATATATTGTTGGTGTGATGGAAACCGATGTGGACCCCTTTGCAGCAAACTTCGAGGGACCCTGGCGTACCACCTCAAACATGATTATTTCCGACAACCCTGATGAGACCAACCTCAACAACTGCCTCATCGTCCAGTTACCTATTGGCCCAATCAGGGAAGCTCTCAACCTGAATGCAAACCCCGAAAACAAAGGGAAGCTGGTGAAAGTATTGGGTAATCTTGAGTCTTATTTCAGCCAGCCAGGCATAAAAACCCTTGCGGGTTACTGGATGGATGGAGAAGGCATTGTACCCGTTATCAGTTTCTTTGAAGAAAACTTCGCCTCAGGTCTGGGTTCATTTACCGCATATAGCATCACCGGCGACCAGGAATGGGGGCATGATATTTATGATGGAGGCTGTGCCGTGATGAGCGGCTATGCCAACGATACCGACAATGAAAACGAGGACTGGTTGGTATCACCAGCCATTGATCTAGCCGGGAAAGTAAATGTGCATCTTCAGATCCGGGAAGCAATCAATTATATAACCAGTTACGATGACCTGAAGGTCCTTGTATCGAGCGATTATGCTCAAGGCGATCCCAGTGCAAATGGCACCTGGACCGAACTAAGCGGTTTCAGCAGGCCTCCCGGGAATACCTGGACCTTCCAGGACAGCGGCAACATTGACCTGTCAGAATACGATGGCCAAACCATCCACATCGCTTTGAAATATAACAGTACTCCTTCGGGCTCATCTACATGGGAGGTTAGCAAGGTCAGCCTTGCTGAAGCAAATTAATAAAAAAAATAAGGGGGCAATGCCCCCTTATTTTTTACACAATTCCTTCAACACCTCAACAAGCCTTTGGGCTTCTTCCAGGGTGTTGAACCGGCTGAAGGACAAGCGCAGATTGGGTATTTTCTGGTCAACCCCCAGGGCTGTCAGCACATGCGATGGCTTATTACTTCCTGACGAACAGGCACTGCCCGTCGAAACACAGATGCCCTCCAGGTCAATCATCGGAAGAAGCATATCAGCATCCATTCCCTCCGGCAATGAGACGTTCAGGATGGTATGAATGGCCTGGCCAAAAGGATCTCCGTTGAATTTTAGACCTTCTATTTCCCGTGGCAGAGTATCGAGAAGAAAATGCCTGACTTTTTGTATTTTCCGTTCCACAACATTCCTTTCTGTCAGGGCCATTTCCAGTGCTTTTGCCATGCCAGCAATGCCAGGAACATTTTCAGTACCCGCCCGCATATTCCTTTCCTGGGCACCCCCACTGACAAATGGGCCTATTCCAGTACCAGAACGAATATACATCGCCCCTACCCCTTTGGGTCCGTGAAATTTGTGGGCGCTCACCACTGCAAAATCAAAAGGAGAATTATCCAGATCCAAATCGAGTTTGCCAATGGCTTGCACGGTGTCGCTGTGAAAAAGGGCCCCGTATTTTTTGCATAAGGCTCCGACTTCCTCGATAGGTAAAATATTTCCAATCTCATTATTGACGTGCATAAGCGTCACCACGGCAGGATCACCCACGGTCAGCAAATTTTCAAGATGCCCCATATCGGGCACACCCTTCTGGTCCACCTGCACATGCTCCACAACACATCCCATATGTTCTTTTAATGATTCAAGGGTCTGAAGCACTGATGGATGCTCAAGGGGTGTGGTGATAAATCGTTTCCGCTTTAAATCCTTGCAGCAACCCCAAAGAATGGCATTATTGGCCTCAGTTCCTCCTGAAGTAAAATAAATCTCACCTGCTTGCGCACGAAGCAAACGGGCAATCTCCCTGCGTGCTCGCTCCACTTCTACCCTCGCCTTTCGGCCAACCTCATGGGTGCTTGATGCATTGCCATAATTTCCCAGAACGATTTGGTGCATAAAATCTGCCACTTCCTGAAAAACAGGCGTGGTGGCTGCATTATCGAAATAGATTACAGGACGCTTCATGATTCAAAATTAGCCATTCTGTTGTTGGGAAAATGCCCAATGCCCCCTAAAAATGCATTTTTTTTTAATTATTCAGTTCAAAACACTAATTTTGACTTTTCTACTGAAAAGGGAGATTCGTCAATTCCAGCAGAATAAAAGTTTTCCCGGATTCTATATCCCGGGGCCAAAAACCTGAGAGAAACGGTGGCCGACAGTTTGATTATTATTCCCACTTACAAGGAAAAGGAGAACATCGAAAAGATGATCCGGAAGGTTTTTAGCCTTCCCAAAGAATTCCACATCCTTGTAATTGACGATAACTCACCCGACGGGACAGCAAACATCGTAAAGTCCCTGATATCTGCCTTTGAAGGGAAGTTATTCCTTGAAAACCGAAAGGGTAAACAAGGGCTAGGCACCGCTTATATTCATGGTTTCAAGTGGGCCTTACAGAGAGAATATCAGTATATTTTTGAGATGGATGCCGATTTCTCCCACAACCCCGATGACTTGCTGCGCCTGTATAAAGCCTGCGCAGTGGAAGGCTATGACCTGGCCATTGGTTCAAGGTACATCAACGGGGTCAATGTAGTCAACTGGCCTATGGGCAGGGTGCTGATGTCCTATTATGCCTCGGCCTATGTGCGCCTGATTACGGGCATGGGCATTCGCGACACCACCGCAGGATTTAAATGTTACCGGCGTGAAGTACTAAAGGCAATCGATCTGAATAAAATCCAGTTTACCGGCTATGCCTTTCAAATCGAAATGAAATTCCTTGCCTGGAAACTTGGTTTTAAAATCAAGGAGATCTCCATCATTTTCATGGATCGCTCAGAAGGTGTCTCCAAAATGAGCAAGGGAATCTTCAAGGAGGCCATACTCGGAGTTATTAAATTGCGCTGGCAGAGTTTTTTCAAAACCTACCAGCGCGCAGCCTGAAGCGTTTTTCTTTTCGCATTTTTCTGACCAAAACAATTACAACATGGCAGGCAATGCATTTTTTTTGAGAAATGCCACCATGGTCAACGAAGGTCAAACCTTCAGAGGGAGCCTGTTGATCATGGATGGTAAAATTGAGAAAGTCATTCCTGGTGATGCCCCCAAAAACATTGGAGACTATTACCACAGAATAAATCTGGAGGGCCTTCTGTTGTTGCCCGGCATAATAGACGACCAGGTCCATTTCCGTGAACCCGGTCTTACCCATAAAGGGCATATATACAGTGAAGCCAAAGCTGCGGTGGCAGGCGGTGTCACTAGTTTTATGGAAATGCCCAACACCCAGCCCCAAACCATTACCCAGAAATCCCTTGAAGAGAAGTTCAGACTGGGACAGGAAAAAAGCCTGGCCAACTATTCCTTTTTCATGGGCACCACCAACGACAATCTGGAGGAAGTCAAAGCCACTGACCCCAACTACGTTTGCGGCATAAAGATTTTTATGGGTGCCTCCACAGGCAATATGCTGGTTGATAAACCCGATTCCCTTTCGGGAATATTCAGGCACGCCCGCCTGCCCGTTGCCGTGCACTGTGAAGATGAAACCACCATCCAAAAGAATCTGGTCCTTGCCAAAGAAAGATTCGGTGATCAGATTCCTTTGGATCAACACCCCATCATCCGCAGCCACGAAGCCTGCATTAAATCCTCCCGCCTGGCTGTTGAGCTGGCAAAGAAATTCGGAACTCGCCTGCATCTGCTCCACCTGAGTACCGCTGACGAAATGAGCCTGCTTGATAACACGCAAGCAGTCAAAGACAAACAGATCACTGCGGAAGTCTGTATCCACCACCTCTGGTTTACCGATGCCGATTACGCCAACCGGGGCATGCTGATTAAATGGAACCCGGCCATAAAAACCGCTGCCGACCGAGATGCATTAAGGCAAGCCCTCAACAATGGACTGATCGATGTGGTGGCTACTGACCACGCCCCCCATACATTGGTGGAGAAACAGCAACCCTATCTCAAATGTCCGTCTGGCGGACCAATGGTGCAGCATTCCCTCCTTGCAATGCTTGAGTTGGTCAACCAGGGTGTGCTGACTCTCGAACAGATGGTGACCCTGATGTGTCATAACCCCGCCACCTGCTTCCAGATAAAAAGTCGTGGCTTTATTCGTGAAGGCTATGCTGCAGATTTAGTAGTAATCGATCCCCACAGGAAACAAACCATAACGAAAGATAATATCCTTTACCATTGCGGATGGTCGCCTATGGAAGGCGTTACGTTCGATTCCTCAGTAATTTATACCTTTGTCAATGGGATACCCGTTTATGAAAAGGGGAACTTTCACGAAAGCGTCAAAGGACAAGCCCTTGAGTTCAGCCGTTAAACCCAATTTTTAGTTCCACCAGGAACGAAAGAGGACTTCTTAATCTTTGTTTTATATGCCCTTCAAGACATTGCAACGTTTTTCCTTATTTATCATCCTTGCCTTGATGCTAGGTTCATGTGACTTCTTCAAGTCGCCCGACCGGGAACCCTGCCATAAGATTCTACCCATTGAAAAAATGACAGATATCCTTACCGATATTTACCTAATGGATGGCTACCTGTCGAATCGGCAAAACAACTTGCATCAAACCCGTGACTCGGTCGAATATTTCTTTGCTGGGGTTTTCGCCAAACACGAAATTACCTATGAAGAATTCAAGGAGGCAATGGACTGTTACCTGTTGCACCGGGAGGACATGGACAAGATCCATGAAGAGATACTCAATCGTCTGAGTATTAAAATGTCGGAAGCAGATGCAGCCGTTGAACTCATGATCCAGCAACAACAAGAGGCTAGGGAAATGGCCGATAGCCTGAGGAATGATTCACTGAGTGCGGATTCGGTTCCGCTGATGCTCGATTGATATTAAGGCTTACCTGCGGGTAAAAACGGCAGTCACGTAATCCAGGTCTGCACCATCCAAGGCAGTATAAGTCAGCTCAATTTTTTCAGTAACAAACTTGCCTCTCCCCTCAATAGTGATGGTACCGTCGCATATGGTCTGCTCAACGATGGTCAACGTATTACCAGTGACCAGGGCTTTTGCCCTTTCCTGAACCCCCTGCATATAAAAGTTTGAGATCAGAATCTCTACACTGTTTGAGGTATTGCGCGTAATGGTCACATCATACACGTATCCCGGACCATAAAGGGTGCTGGTCTCAGTGGCTTTCCAATTGCCCAAAAACTTCTCTACGGGGTCGGCAAAAGGGTCTTCAATTTCATCAATACAACTGGTAAAAAAACCGGCAGCAAGGATGAAAAGCAGGTATAGAAGGGCCTTATTCAATTTCATGACAAAGTGTTTTTGTGGTTGCATACCTTCACCATGTCAAAATTCTTGCCAAACTTTTATTTTTTGAACAGACTATCAATCATTTTTTCATCAGCCAGATTGGGAAGAGTGACCTTCAGTCTGGGATCCGCCACCATCGCGCGCTTTATGGCAAACATAGCCCCTTCGTTTCTCGCCCAACTCCTTCGGGCGATACCGTTGTTAACGTCCCAGAACAGCATCGACTCAAGCCGCCGGTCAGCTTCGTCGCTGCCATCCAGCAGCATCCCAAAACCGCCATTGATGACCTCGCCCCAGCCAACGCCGCCTCCGTTGTGGATGCTGACCCAGGTGGCCCCGCGGAAACTGTCGCCGATGACATTCTGCACGGCCATGTCAGCCGTATATTGTGAACCGTCATAAATATTCGAAGTCTCCCGGTAAGGGCTGTCGGTGCCACTCACGTCGTGGTGGTCGCGCCCAAGCACTACAGGTCCCTTTAAGCGATTGTCTCGAATGGCATCGTTAAATGCCCTGGCAATCCGGATGCGCCCTTCACTGTCGGCGTAAAGGATACGCGCCTGCGAACCCACCACCAGATTGTTTTCTTCGGCCTGCCTGATCCACAAAAGATTGTCTGCCAGCTGCTGCCTTATCTCCTCCGGAGCTTCTTTCATCATTGATTCAAGTACTTCTGCAGCAATCTGGTCAGTGATATGAAGGTCCCGGGAATCAGAAGATGCACATACCCACCTGAAAGGTCCGAAGCCATAATCGAAACACATCGGGCCCATAATATCCTGCACATAGGAGGGGTAAATAAAGGTGCCGTCGTCCTTAAACACATCGGCCCCTGCCCTTCCGGCCTCCAGCAGAAAAGCATTGCCATAGTCCCAGAAATACATCCCTCGTTCGGTCATCTTCCTGATGGCATTCACCTGCCGGATCAGCGAGGCCCGCACCTGCTCCTTAAAGGCTTCTGGATCCCGGGCCATCATTTCATTCGATTCCTCAAAACTCAAACCCACCGGATAATAACCACCTGACCATGGATTGTGCAAGGAAGTCTGATCCGATCCGAGTTCAATGTGGACATTTTCTTCCGCCAGTTTTTCCCATAGGTCAACGATATTGCCCTGGAATGCCAGACTTACCGCCTCTTTATGGCGTTTCGCTTCTTTGATGCGGTTCATCAGGGTGTTCAGGTCGTGATAAACCTCATCGACCCAGCCCTGCTCGTGCCTGATTTTGGTCACCTTGGGGTTGATCTCAGCTAAAACGCCAATAGCACCTGCGATCACGGCAGCTTTGGCCTGAGCCCCGGACATACCCCCCAACCCACTGGTCACAAAAACTTTCCCTGCAAGGCTGCCATCGCTGCCAGGCAAACGGCGCCCTGCATTCAGCACGGTGATAGTGGTGCCGTGCACGATGCCCTGAGGCCCGATATACATAAACGATCCTGCCGTCATCTGCCCGTACTGGGTCACCCCCAAAGCATTAAAGCGTTCCTAATCGTCTGGCTTTGAATAGTTGGGAATCATCATCCCGTTGGTGACCACCACACGGGGAGCCTCTTTATGGGAAGGAAACAAGCCCATCGGATGCCCGCTATAGAGCACCAGCGTCTGCTCATCGGTCATCTCTGCCAAGTATTGCATCGTCAGCAGATACTGAGCCCAGTTCTGAAAAACCGCCCCGTTGCCGCCATAGGTGATCAGCTCATGAGGGTGCTGTGCCACTGTATAATCCAGGTTATTGCTCAGCATCAGCATGATAGCTCCAGCTTGCCTGCTCCGGTGAGGAAAAGCATCAATATCCCTGGCCGTAATGGGATAATCCGGCCGGAAACGGTACATGTAAATCCGTCCATAATCCTCCAGCTCTTTGGCAAACTCAGGTGCCAGCAAAGCGTGATGCTTCTCGGGAAAGTAACGCAATGCATTCCTTACAGCCAGCTTCCTCTCAGCCAAGCACAGGATGTCTTTTCGGCGGGGAGCATGATTTACGCCAGCATCATAATGTTTGGGAGAAGGCAATTCCCCAGGAATACCCTGGAGAATGGCACGATGAAAATCAGACAGGATCATATCTACTTTTTCTTGCAAAATTAATCATTTTGCAGGGGGAAAGTCAGCCCAAAAGAGTCAAAAACCTGATTATTTACAGCCCGAAACCTCCTCTACGGCAATTTCTGCGACTTCCCACGAGAACCATTCCTCACGGATATCGTTTAGCGTTATGCCTTCGGCCACAAAGCGCATCCCAGCCAAGGCACCCCTAAGGCTTTGCCCGGCTTCAAGACAATATACATTTTCCCGGCTCTCAAAAAGCTCCTGATGATCTCGATAAAAGGAAATATCGAGCACCACCCTTACCGGGTAATCGTGGGTGTTGGTCAAACGCAGCGAAAGAGCCGCATTACCCTCTGCCTTGGTTATCTTTTCCCGGCCCCAACTGTATTGGATGCGAATGCCTTCCTCTGTGCCGTAGTCTTCATAGCCTCGCTGGGCAAAAGTCGGATTCGAAAACCCCAGCGCTGCAGCCAGGAATATCATCAAGGTGATCAGCTTTTTCATCATTTCAGGATTTTGGGTGTGTGATCCTTTTAATTACAGAGGCAAAAGTACAATGGAAAACAATACGGCACAAAGGCCTGTAAGAGCCAAAACCTTCTTTACATGAGAGAAAATCATAAAAAAATAAAAAAATACTTTTTATATCGATTTCGTCATAAAACCAGACATAAGGAAAAAGGTGAGCCCCGTTAATGATGACATAAGCCATAATGAAATAGTCCGGATACCTTATCAGGATAAATATCAGGAAGGGGAAATAGATCAGTTGGGCAAAATTCTGCCAAAACCCTAGCGCCTGCAAAATTAAAAAACCAAAGAAATCAAAACGGATTTAAAAACATTTACAATGTTTGCTACCTGGCGAGATGTCTATTGTTTGCAATAAAAAATCTTTTCAGAAAAGCATAAAAGGGAAATTCCTTTATTACTGAACAAAAAAGGTCCGGAATTAATTTCCGAACCTTTTTTTAATCAGTTTTTCAGAACTTATGCTAGTCGTCATATTCTTCTTCAAAGGCTTCAATAATATCTTCAAT contains these protein-coding regions:
- a CDS encoding DUF5689 domain-containing protein — translated: MRFNLKNISIPAFVAFLLLAFAGCQKDDVDHPPLNEIDQDKILTIQELRDLYTGQSVHFGEDYNVFGVITTDEGSGNFYRSHYIQDQTGAINIRLDSGVSLAMGDSVRLSLKGTILSAYNNMLQVDSVIYGKNLITQERGIVVEPRIVTIPEILSGGMQGQLIKLENVQFASGELNNTYANALDQLSENRDLEDCNGNRIIVRTSGFATFAGTQVAQGNGSLIAIVSVFGTTWQLLIRGVEEVVMEGERCQTGGNPEGSGTFDDPYNVASGIAVNSGVNKWVEGYIVGVMETDVDPFAANFEGPWRTTSNMIISDNPDETNLNNCLIVQLPIGPIREALNLNANPENKGKLVKVLGNLESYFSQPGIKTLAGYWMDGEGIVPVISFFEENFASGLGSFTAYSITGDQEWGHDIYDGGCAVMSGYANDTDNENEDWLVSPAIDLAGKVNVHLQIREAINYITSYDDLKVLVSSDYAQGDPSANGTWTELSGFSRPPGNTWTFQDSGNIDLSEYDGQTIHIALKYNSTPSGSSTWEVSKVSLAEAN
- a CDS encoding cysteine desulfurase family protein, whose translation is MKRPVIYFDNAATTPVFQEVADFMHQIVLGNYGNASSTHEVGRKARVEVERARREIARLLRAQAGEIYFTSGGTEANNAILWGCCKDLKRKRFITTPLEHPSVLQTLESLKEHMGCVVEHVQVDQKGVPDMGHLENLLTVGDPAVVTLMHVNNEIGNILPIEEVGALCKKYGALFHSDTVQAIGKLDLDLDNSPFDFAVVSAHKFHGPKGVGAMYIRSGTGIGPFVSGGAQERNMRAGTENVPGIAGMAKALEMALTERNVVERKIQKVRHFLLDTLPREIEGLKFNGDPFGQAIHTILNVSLPEGMDADMLLPMIDLEGICVSTGSACSSGSNKPSHVLTALGVDQKIPNLRLSFSRFNTLEEAQRLVEVLKELCKK
- a CDS encoding polyprenol monophosphomannose synthase → MADSLIIIPTYKEKENIEKMIRKVFSLPKEFHILVIDDNSPDGTANIVKSLISAFEGKLFLENRKGKQGLGTAYIHGFKWALQREYQYIFEMDADFSHNPDDLLRLYKACAVEGYDLAIGSRYINGVNVVNWPMGRVLMSYYASAYVRLITGMGIRDTTAGFKCYRREVLKAIDLNKIQFTGYAFQIEMKFLAWKLGFKIKEISIIFMDRSEGVSKMSKGIFKEAILGVIKLRWQSFFKTYQRAA
- a CDS encoding dihydroorotase produces the protein MAGNAFFLRNATMVNEGQTFRGSLLIMDGKIEKVIPGDAPKNIGDYYHRINLEGLLLLPGIIDDQVHFREPGLTHKGHIYSEAKAAVAGGVTSFMEMPNTQPQTITQKSLEEKFRLGQEKSLANYSFFMGTTNDNLEEVKATDPNYVCGIKIFMGASTGNMLVDKPDSLSGIFRHARLPVAVHCEDETTIQKNLVLAKERFGDQIPLDQHPIIRSHEACIKSSRLAVELAKKFGTRLHLLHLSTADEMSLLDNTQAVKDKQITAEVCIHHLWFTDADYANRGMLIKWNPAIKTAADRDALRQALNNGLIDVVATDHAPHTLVEKQQPYLKCPSGGPMVQHSLLAMLELVNQGVLTLEQMVTLMCHNPATCFQIKSRGFIREGYAADLVVIDPHRKQTITKDNILYHCGWSPMEGVTFDSSVIYTFVNGIPVYEKGNFHESVKGQALEFSR
- a CDS encoding DUF4296 domain-containing protein, whose product is MPFKTLQRFSLFIILALMLGSCDFFKSPDREPCHKILPIEKMTDILTDIYLMDGYLSNRQNNLHQTRDSVEYFFAGVFAKHEITYEEFKEAMDCYLLHREDMDKIHEEILNRLSIKMSEADAAVELMIQQQQEAREMADSLRNDSLSADSVPLMLD